From a single Glycine soja cultivar W05 chromosome 19, ASM419377v2, whole genome shotgun sequence genomic region:
- the LOC114398418 gene encoding amino acid transporter AVT6B-like yields the protein MRSGSVAPEAEKLESRRNKRVVDENAPLIPKAQESDSAGFDEFNGASFSGAVFNLSTTIIGAGIMGLPACVKKLGMVPGLLAIILTGFLTEKSIEFMIRISRAGNLSSYGSLMGDAFGKYGKALVQICVVVNNIGVLIIYMIIIGDVISGTSSSGTHHSGVLEGWFGVHWWTGRAFVLLFTTLAVFAPLVSFKRIDSLKFTSALSVGLAVVFLVIAVGISIFKIIIGGLEMPRLFPIITDVASVFELFTVVPVLVTAYICHYNVHSINNELEDSSQMHGVVRTSLALCASVYLLTSFFGFLLFGEGTLDDVLANFDTDLGIPFGSVLNDAVRFSYAAHLVLVFPVVFYAVRVNLDGLVFSSYRPLRQDNFRFASITISLIGVIFLGANFIPSIWDIFQFTGATAAVCVAFIFPAAVTLGDRHNITTKADKVLSVFMIVLAVLSNAVAIYSDAYALIKKNKTYT from the exons ATGAGGAGTGGAAGTGTTGCACCTGAGGCAGAGAAGCTAGAATCAAGAAGGAACAAGAGAGTTGTTGATGAGAATGCTCCTTTGATACCAAAGGCTCAGGAGAGTGATTCTGCAGGGTTTGATGAGTTTAATGGGGCTTCATTCTCCGGGGCTGTTTTCAACTTGTCCACCACAATTATTGGTGCTGGAATCATGGGGTTGCCGGCGTGTGTGAAGAAGTTGGGGATGGTGCCTGGTCTTCTTGCTATAATCTTAACAGGTTTCTTGACAGAGAAGTCAATCGAGTTCATGATTAGAATTTCCCGGGCGGGGAATCTTTCTTCTTATGGGAGTCTCATGGGGGATGCTTTTGGGAAATATGGGAAAGCTTTGGTGCAGATATGTGTTGTTGTCAATAACATTGGTGTGTTGATTATTTACATGATTATTATTG GTGACGTGATTTCAGGAACATCTTCAAGTGGAACTCACCATTCTGGTGTCCTTGAAGGATGGTTTGGAGTTCACTGGTGGACTGGGCGAGCTTTTGTTCTTTTGTTTACGACACTTGCTGTCTTTGCACCTTTGGTCAGCTTTAAGAGAATTG ATTCATTGAAATTCACATCTGCATTATCAGTAGGACTAGCAGTTGTTTTTCTTGTCATTGCTGTGGGAATCTCAATTTTCAAGATTATAATTGGAGGCCTTGAGATGCCCAGACTCTTCCCGATCATTACAGATGTAGCATCAGTTTTTGAACTGTTCACTGTTGTTCCTGTGCTTGTGACTGCCTATATCTGCCACTACAACg TTCACAGCATAAATAATGAACTTGAGGACTCCTCACAGATGCATGGTGTTGTACGCACTTCCCTTGCACTATGCGCTTCAGTGTACTTACTGACAAGCTTCTTTGGATTCCTTCTATTTGGTGAAGGAACTCTTGATGATGTGCTTGCCAATTTTGACACTGATCTTGGAATTCCTTTTGGTTCTGTGCTCAATGACGCTGTTCGATTTAGCTATGCTGCGCATCTTGTGCTTGTATTTCCAGTTGTCTTCTATGCAGTGCGCGTCAACCTAGATGGTCTCGTATTTTCATCATATAGGCCTTTGCGTCAAGATAACTTCAGATTTGCATCAATTACTATTTCACTTATTGGTGTTATCTTCCTGGGAGCAAATTTTATACCCAGCATTTGGGATATTTTCCAGTTTACTGGAGCAACAGCTGCTGTCTGTGTAGCATTCATATTTCCAGCCGCTGTCACTCTTGG GGATCGACACAACATAACAACTAAAGCTGACAAGGTTCTATCTGTCTTTATGATAGTCTTGGCAGTCTTGTCAAACGCTGTGGCTATATACAGTGATGCTTATGCCTTGATCAAGAAGAACAAAACTTATACATGA